One window of the Cryptomeria japonica unplaced genomic scaffold, Sugi_1.0 HiC_scaffold_36, whole genome shotgun sequence genome contains the following:
- the LOC131862170 gene encoding uncharacterized protein LOC131862170 — translation MWDSVFQEAKGSMGGLATLWNPDKVIVELINKQDNWMHCKVRTLQEDLEFSLINVYGLTKTKEKKRVWKEITDQIRMFDLEKTIVARDFNAILNNDEKCGGLRMNTRVMEDFRDFVENNNLFDVVPKTGNFTWTNRRANVCRIFERLDKIFVGSFWIRASFDLESKIQPITLSDHYPVQLTCTIPLMKVKGNFKFLSMWWRDSNFEENMEKWWKECKDIKGTPSFCFVQKLKYLKNKIKIWNVASFKNIFAKKIRVEEELNRINNLVIEKGMTNEEFHEENSLKVELAEILLREEMYWRDKSRELWIDAGDSNSKIFHASFKAKRNKNRINQLKDI, via the coding sequence ATGTGGGATAGTGTCTTTCAAGAGGCAAAAGGCTCCATGGGTGGACTGGCGACTCTATGGAATCCAGATAAAGTGATAGTAGAATTGATTAATAAGCAAGATAACTGGATGCACTGTAAAGTAAGAACATTGCAGGAAGATTTGGAATTCTCCCTAATCAATGTTTATGGACtgacaaagacaaaggaaaagaaaagggttTGGAAAGAAATTACAGATCAGATCAGAATGTTCGATCTGGAGAAAACAATTGTAGCAagagattttaatgcaatcctcAACAATGATGAAAAATGTGGAGGTTTAAGAATGAATACCCGAGTGATggaagatttcagagattttgtagaaaataataACCTTTTTGATGTTGTTCCTAAAACTGGAAATttcacttggaccaataggagGGCAAACGTTTGCAGAATTTTCGAGAGATTGGACAAAATATTTGTTGGTTCATTTTGGATAAGAGCTAGTTTTGATCTGGAATCAAAAATCCAGCCCATAACACTTTCAGACCATTACCCGGTTCAGTTAACTTGCACAATACCATTGATGAAGGTGAAAGGCAACTTCAAGTTCTTAAGCATGTGGTGGAGAGATTCAAACTTtgaagaaaacatggaaaaatGGTGGAAAGAATGTAAAGATATTAAAGGCACTCCTAGTTTTTGTTTTGTTCAAAAGTTAAAATATCTCAAAAACAAGATCAAAATATGGAATGTGGCTTCCTTCAAGAACATCTTTGCTAAAAAAATCAGAGTGGAAGAGGAACTAAATAGGATTAATAATCTGGTGATAGAGAAGGGGATGACGAATGAAGAATTCCATGAAGAGAATTCCCTTAAAGTGGAACTGGCAgaaatactcctgagagaagaaaTGTATTGGAGGGACAAATCTAGGGAATTATGGATAGACGCAGGGGACTCAAATTCTAAAATTTTTCATGCCTCATTTAAAGCAAAAAGGAATAAAAATAGAATTAATCAACTGAAAGATATCTAG
- the LOC131054911 gene encoding ATPase family AAA domain-containing protein At1g05910-like, whose translation MYHDKHKHEHSPKLKKRCLVSASRLAEMLQPTPNLRNAAYLSVHKTAGPSNQTESMNVQSHMSTPPRSTRNRTNSVNLEDYETDNIDTEDADLMRRTYRPATIKVENNPSLDEQSSPMQEKRTRDTISLPRREGLRPRKSTIRHSSQDSEDQECTEEEDDRNKGEAGDEGEEDEVDEVEEEGEEGKEQEGRRRYALRNRTEARRFSLEKEENQRLQSPPRKVLHKGMGIKNARDARRGGSRAEKHRCAQRVDDSDDSLLVDEMDQGPVGSSSWMHVGNTNFGQQWVCGGLDMHNATAWGLKVAASGWGHQGDTFGYGGVGAQPAEPSSKGGADIQPLQVDETVSFDDIGGLSDHIDALKEMVFFPLLYPDFFANYHISPPRGVLLCGPPGTGKTLIARALACAASKAGQKVNFYMRKGADVLSKWVGEAERQLKLLFLEAQRNQPSIIFFDEIDGLAPVRSSKQEQIHNSIVSTLLALMDGLDSRGQVVLIGATNRIDAIDGALRRPGRFDREFVFSLPDCKARAEILKIHTRKWKNPLSEEIRMELAAACMGYCGADLKALCTEAAINAFREKYPQIYTSDDKFVIDLDSVKVEKHDFLEAMSTITPAAHRGATVQSRPLSPVIAPCLQGQLKIISDYISDIFYVVAKGDKKDSLNDSSRHLAKLLGFPYGSSIPFVYRPRLLLCGKEGAGLDHIGPAVLHELERFPVHCLGLPSLLSDPSARTPEEALVHIVGEARRTTPSILYLPQLQLWWETAHDQLRAVLLSILEELPSDLPLLLLATSSVPSDELDGEAASLFGRRYIYQVEKPSSDDRCRFISQLVDAVLTIPDQQVVVTPKKNVSNPELPKVPKAARGPSETELRAKVEAEEHAIRRLRMCLRDVCSRLLYEKRFSVFHYPVMDEDAPDYYAIVQNPMDITTLLQRVDNRRYLTCSAFLQDVELIPANAKAYNGDDYNGARIVSRAYALRDAILGMLSQMDPALVAFCDKIAAQGGPTRLSEDSTTNFPSNPVAQPVHITRASECLRNVQPDMNVSQSYEVLKRSKQNSDPDQGKVVAGDSDPFAEDRSQPMEIDTPGQNTLKTKCLHGSVTNEAFKGVQQCEANNQEEIMNQPEHKSSSKVPISNHLAVQIESIEDNFVKCTEGYGISELERLYALICRRVISLADANKPTIIKFLKDFSSDESNFHR comes from the exons ATGTATCATGACAAGCATAAGCACGAGCATAGTCCCAAGCTCAAGAAAAGGTGCCTTGTATCGGCGTCCCGCCTCGCCGAAATGCTGCAGCCCACACCTAATCTACGCAATGCAGCTTATTTAAGT gtGCATAAAACTGCTGGTCCTTCGAATCAGACAGAGAGCATGAACGTGCAG TCACATATGTCCACTCCACCTCGTTCTACAAGAAACAGGACAAATTCTGTCAATTTAGAGGATTATGAAACAGATAACATAGACACAGAGGATGCAGATCTGATG agacgaacatatcggCCAGCTACTATTAAAGTTGAGAATAACCCTAGCCTGGATGAGCAGTCCAGTCCAATGCAAGAGAAGAGGACAAGAGATACTATATCTTTGCCACGGCGAGAAGGACTTCGGCCTCGAAAGTCAACCATCCGACATTCTTCTCAAGATTCTGAAGACCAGGAATGCACAGAGGAGGAAGATGATAGAAATAAAGGGGAGGCTGGGGATGAAGGAgaggaagatgaagttgatgaagtTGAGGAAGAGGGTGAGGAGGGTAAAGAACAAGAAGGAAGGAGACGGTATGCTCTCCGAAATCGCACTGAGGCGAGGAGGTTTTCtcttgaaaaagaagaaaaccaaCGACTGCAGTCTCCACCACGAAAAGTACTGCATAAAGGAATGGGAATAAAAAATGCACGTGATGCGAGACGAGGTGGCTCAAGGGCGGAAAAACATCGTTGTGCACAAAGAGTTGATGATTCAGATGATTCTCTTCTTGTGGATGAGATGGATCAGGGTCCTGTTGGTTCGTCATCATGGATGCATGTGGGAAATACAAACTTTGGTCAGCAATGGGTTTGTGGCGGACTTGACATGCATAACGCAACTGCATGGGGTTTGAAAGTTGCAGCATCTGGATGGGGACACCAAGGTGATACGTTTGGTTATGGAGGTGTAGGTGCACAACCTGCTGAGCCTAGTTCAAAAGGTGGAGCTGACATTCAACCCTTGCAAGTTGATGAAACAGTGAGTTTTGATGATATTGGAGGGCTTTCTGACCACATTGATGCATTGAAAGAAATGGTTTTTTTCCCTCTTCTCTATCCTGATTTCTTTGCAAATTATCACATCTCTCCTCCAAGGGGAGTCTTATTGTGTGGTCCTCCGGGAACTGGAAAAACGTTGATTGCAAGGGCTTTAGCATGTGCAGCTTCCAAGGCAGGACAGAAAGTAAACTTTTACATGCGAAAGGGAGCTGATGTGCTCAGCAAGTGGGTTGGGGAAGCTGAGCGGCAGCTGAAATTACTTTTTTTGGAAGCACAAAGGAACCAACCATCCAtaatattttttgatgaaatagaTGGTCTTGCCCCAGTGAGGTCTAGTAAACAAGAACAAATTCACAATTCTATTGTATCTACGCTTCTTGCTCTAATGGATGGTCTAGACTCTAGAGGTCAAGTAGTGCTTATTGGAGCGACAAACAGGATTGATGCTATTGATGGAGCTCTTCGTCGGCCTGGTCGGTTTGATCGTGAATTTGTATTTTCCTTACCTGATTGTAAAGCACGAGCTGAGATATTAAAGATCCACACAAGAAAGTGGAAGAATCCTTTATCAGAGGAAATAAGAATGGAATTAGCAGCAGCTTGTATGGGGTATTGTGGTGCTGATTTAAAAGCTTTGTGCACAGAAGCTGCAATTAATGCTTTCCGTGAGAAATATCCTCAAATATACACTAGTGATGATAAGTTTGTCATAGATTTGGATTCTGTGAAAGTAGAGAAGCATGATTTCTTGGAAGCTATGTCTACTATTACTCCTGCTGCCCATAGAGGTGCAACAGTACAGTCAAGGCCATTGTCCCCAGTAATAGCTCCATGCTTACAAGGACAACTAAAAATAATCAGTGATTATATTTCTGATATCTTCTACGTAGTGGCCAAGGGTGATAAAAAAGATTCGCTGAATGACAGTTCTCGCCATCTTGCCAAGTTACTTGGATTTCCCTATGGTTCTTCCATTCCATTTGTTTACAGACCAAGACTTCTACTTTGTGGGAAGGAGGGTGCTGGCTTG GATCACATTGGCCCTGCAGTTTTACACGAATTAGAGAGGTTCCCTGTGCATTGTCTTGGGCTTCCATCACTTTTGTCCGACCCAAGTGCACGGACCCCTGAGGAAGCACTAGTACACATTGTGGGAGAAGCAAGGAGGACTACTCCTTCTATCTTGTATCTGCCTCAACTTCAACTTTGGTGGGAGACG GCCCATGATCAGCTAAGAGCTGTTCTACTATCTATACTGGAAGAATTGCCATCAGACCTTCCTTTATTACTTCTTGCAACCTCCTCTGTACCCTCTGATGAATTGGATGGAGAAGCTGCATCCTTGTTTGGTCGTCGCTATAT TTACCAAGTAGAAAAACCAAGTTCAgatgacaggtgtagattcatctcgcAACTGGTTGATGCTGTTCTTACTATCCCTGATCAACAAGTAGTAGTTACTCCTAAAAAGAATGTTTCTAATCCTGAACTTCCAAAGGTACCAAAAGCAGCAAGAGGACCAAGTGAAACTGAGCTACGTGCCAAGGTAGAAGCAGAGGAGCATGCTATTCGACGACTCCGAATGTGTCTTCGGGATGTCTGCAGCAG ACTTCTGTATGAAAAACGGTTCAGTGTCTTCCATTACCCTGTCATGGATGAAGACGCTCCTGACTATTATGCAATAGTTCAAAATCCAATGGATATCACTACTTTACTGCAGCGAGTAGATAATCGACGTTACTTGACATGCTCAGCATTCCTGCAAGATGTGGAACTAATTCCAGCCAATGCAAAA GCATATAATGGTGATGACTACAATGGAGCTCGAATTGTCAGCAGAGCATATGCACTAAGGGATGCG ATTCTTGGCATGCTTTCCCAAATGGATCCTGCACTAGTTGCCTTTTGTGATAAAATTGCTGCTCAGGGTGGGCCAACTCGTTTGTCAGAGGATTCAACTACAAATTTTCCTTCGAATCCTGTTGCTCAACCAGTTCATATTACAAGAGCAAGTGAATGCTTACGCAACGTTCAGCCTGATATGAATGTATCTCAAAGTTACGAGGTCTTGAAGCGCTCAAAGCAGAATAGTGATCCTGATCAAG gtaaagttGTGGCTGGGGACTCTGATCCATTTGCTGAGGACAGATCACAACCCATGGAGATTGATACACCTGGGCAGAATACTCTAAAAACAAAATGCCTTCATGGTAGTGTGACAAATGAGGCATTTAAAGGTGTGCAGCAATGTGAGGCAAATAATCAAGAAGAAATAATGAATCAACCGGAACACAAATCCTCTTCCAAAGTGCCAATAAGCAATCACTTGGCAGTACAGATTGAATCAATAGAAGATAATTTTGTGAAATGTACCGAAGGTTATGGAATCTCAGAACTTGAAAGACTTTATGCTCTAATTTGTCGAAGGGTGATATCCTTAGCAGATGCAAACAAACCTACAATTATTAAATTCTTGAAGGACTTCTCATCTGATGAAAGCAATTTTCATAGATAG